From Daucus carota subsp. sativus chromosome 6, DH1 v3.0, whole genome shotgun sequence, the proteins below share one genomic window:
- the LOC108226639 gene encoding 9-cis-epoxycarotenoid dioxygenase NCED1, chloroplastic encodes MASSLAAINSLIKPTFQPRESSPSCSYNNVVALRNSNRKRCVNSLQTYQVPSKIATTVPTSPSSKWNFLQKAAAMALDAVEASLVSREMQHPLPKTTDPEIQIGGNFAPVPEHRVSHNLPVTGKIPECISGVYVRNGANPHFEPTAGHHLFDGDGMVHAVHCHNGTASYACRFTETERLVQERNLGRSAFPKAIGELHGHSGIARLALFYARGLFGLIDHSHGMGVANAGLVYFNNRLLAMSEDDLPYHLQITPSGDLKTIERYSFGGQLDSPMIAHPKIDPETKELFALSYNVIQKPYLKYFRFSPDGTKSQDVDIQLSEPTMMHDFAITERFVVIPDQQVIFKISEMVRGGSPVIYDKSKVSRFGILDKYASDASGIKWVEVPECFCFHLWNAWEDKETDEVVVIGSCMTPADSIFNESDQGLQSVLSEIRLDLKTGKSTRRPILSGDDQVNLEAGMVNKHKLGRKTQFAYLAIAEPWPKVSGFAKVDLFSGQVKKFFYGKEKFGGEPLFLPRDPNSENEDDGYILVFVHDEKMWKSELQIINAMTLELEASIKLPSRVPYGFHGTFISDKDLANQA; translated from the coding sequence TAAACTCTTTAATCAAACCAACATTTCAACCAAGAGAATCAAGCCCCTCTTGTTCTTATAATAATGTTGTGGCTTTGCGTAATTCCAATAGGAAGAGATGTGTCAACTCTTTACAAACATATCAAGTACCTTCTAAAATTGCTACCACTGTACCCACTAGCCCTTCCTCGAAATGGAATTTCCTACAGAAAGCGGCCGCAATGGCCTTAGATGCTGTCGAAGCTAGTCTAGTTTCCCGTGAAATGCAACACCCGTTGCCTAAAACGACAGACCCTGAAATCCAAATTGGTGGCAACTTTGCTCCAGTACCCGAACACCGTGTGAGCCATAACCTTCCGGTCACAGGCAAAATACCAGAATGTATTAGTGGTGTTTATGTTCGGAATGGAGCCAACCCTCACTTTGAACCAACAGCAGGGCACCACTTGTTTGATGGCGACGGTATGGTCCATGCAGTCCATTGCCACAATGGTACTGCCAGCTATGCCTGCCGATTTACAGAAACCGAGAGGCTTGTTCAAGAACGAAATTTAGGACGCTCTGCTTTTCCTAAAGCCATCGGTGAACTTCATGGTCACTCTGGCATAGCGAGGCTGGCACTTTTTTATGCTCGTGGTTTATTTGGACTAATTGATCACAGTCATGGCATGGGTGTAGCAAATGCTGGCTTAGTCTACTTTAACAACAGGTTACTAGCTATGTCCGAGGATGACTTACCTTATCATCTTCAAATTACTCCATCTGGTGATCTTAAAACAATCGAAAGATACAGTTTTGGTGGTCAGCTTGATTCCCCTATGATTGCTCACCCAAAAATTGACCCTGAAACCAAAGAACTTTTTGCACTAAGTTACAATGTCATTCAAAAGCCTTACCTCAAATACTTCAGGTTCTCACCCGATGGCACCAAATCCCAAGACGTGGATATCCAACTTTCTGAGCCAACAATGATGCATGATTTTGCAATTACCGAGAGGTTTGTTGTGATTCCTGATCAACAGGTGATTTTCAAGATTTCTGAAATGGTACGGGGTGGCTCCCCTGTTATTTACGACAAGAGCAAAGTGTCACGTTTTGGAATACTGGATAAGTATGCAAGTGATGCATCAGGAATAAAATGGGTAGAAGTTCCAGAGTGTTTCTGTTTTCATCTCTGGAATGCGTGGGAAGATAAGGAGACCGACGAAGTTGTGGTGATTGGGTCATGTATGACTCCAGCTGACTCAATTTTCAATGAAAGTGATCAAGGTTTGCAGAGTGTTTTGTCTGAAATTCGACTTGATTTAAAGACAGGAAAATCAACTAGGCGGCCAATTTTGTCTGGTGATGATCAGGTGAATTTAGAGGCAGGGATGGTGAATAAACACAAGTTGGGAAGAAAGACACAGTTTGCTTACTTAGCGATTGCTGAGCCTTGGCCTAAAGTTTCTGGTTTTGCTAAAGTAGACCTATTTAGTGGCCAAGTGAAGAAGTTTTTTTACGGGAAGGAAAAGTTTGGAGGCGAACCTCTTTTTCTCCCAAGAGATCCAAAttctgaaaatgaagatgatgggTACATCTTGGTGTTTGTTCACGATGAGAAGATGTGGAAGTCAGAGCTTCAAATCATAAACGCCATGACTCTTGAGTTGGAGGCATCGATAAAGCTTCCATCAAGGGTGCCATATGGTTTTCATGGAACATTCATAAGTGACAAAGATTTGGCAAATCAGGCCTAA